In a genomic window of Anomalospiza imberbis isolate Cuckoo-Finch-1a 21T00152 chromosome 5, ASM3175350v1, whole genome shotgun sequence:
- the LOC137474586 gene encoding extracellular serine/threonine protein kinase FAM20C-like, whose protein sequence is MRWRLQMLFQRKLKIGFLFLLFLALLVHLAMDFALPTTHRSCGCDTKVSKSVDVLSGSPMPASLKKLSLRILQDFSGSNGSLEKSSQPETAGLHLRAGEPVVQQQHEEANARWTKGSKLAALFEHPLYHIPVPEVTEKDKLFIINPMEKFSLRSSGSDEWVSSSKAETLLPTGKTAYDTYPTWLKFHIGINRYELYPRRDPLLLTLLQDLATQRIISSVQKSGGTQLKLIMTFPNYGQALFKPMKQTRDQETPIDFFYFSDFERHNAEIAAFHLDRILDFRRIPPVSGRLVNITKEIRDITTDKKLAKTFFISPAGNVCFYGECSYYCSTEHALCGKPDRLEGSMAALLPDKTLAKRRSWRSPWRRSYHKSKKAEWELNPNYCAQVRQTPPYDRGHRLLDLIDMAILDFLMGNMDRHHYETFEKFGNDTFLLHLDNGRGFGTHSRDELSILAPLQQCCSIKKSTYLRLQLLVTQPYRLSDVLREALAADPLAPVLAEPHLQALDRRLRKVLVAVEHCLARAAHQEKVLVDDVGPWV, encoded by the exons ATGCGGTGGCGGCTGCAAATGCTATTCCAGAGGAAACTGAAAATCggctttctctttcttctgttcTTGGCCCTTCTCGTGCACCTGGCGATGGATTTTGCTCTCCCCACAACCCACAGGTCCTGTGGCTGCGATACTAAAGTATCAAAATCCGTGGATGTCCTGTCAGGCAGCCCCATGCCAGCCAGCCTCAAAAAGCTGAGCCTGCGAATCCTTCAGGATTTCAGTGGAAGCAACggttccttggagaaaagttcCCAGCCAGAGACAGCGGGGCTGCACTTAAGGGCTGGAGAGCCAGTGGTCCAACAGCAGCATGAAGAGGCGAATGCAAGGTGGACCAAGGGATCAAAGCTGGCAGCACTCTTCGAGCATCCTCTTTACCACATCCCAGTCCCAGAGGTGACAGAGAAAGACAAGCTGTTTATCATCAACCCCATGGAGAAATTCAGCCTGCGCAGTAGCGGGAGTGACGAATG GGTCAGCAGCAGTAAAGCCGAGACGCTCCTCCCGACAGGGAAGACAGCCTATGACACCTACCCCACCTGGCTCAAATTCCACATCGGCATCAACCGCTATGAGCTGTACCCCCGCCGGGACCCCTTGTTGCTGACGCTCCTCCAGGACTTGGCCACGCAAAGGATCATCAGCTCGG TCCAGAAGTCCGGCGGGACCCAGCTCAAGCTCATCATGACGTTCCCAAACTATGGGCAGGCCCTCTTCAAGCCCATGAA GCAGACCCGGGACCAGGAGACCCCCATTGATTTCTTCTACTTCTCAGACTTTGAGCGGCACAATGCAGAGATTGCAGCCTTCCACCTGGACAG GATCCTGGATTTCCGGCGAATTCCTCCAGTTTCTGGCCGTTTGGTCAACATAACAAAGGAAATTCGGGATATCACCACAGACAAGAAACTGGCCAAGACTTTCTTCATCTCCCCAG CGGGTAACGTCTGCTTCTACGGGGAGTGCTCCTACTACTGCTCCACCGAGCATGCCCTCTGCGGCAAACCGGACCGGCTGGAGGGCTCCatggctgccctgctccctgacAAGACCCTGGCCAAGCGCCGCTCCTGGCGCAGCCCCTGGCGCCGCTCCTACCACAAGAGCAAGAAGGCTGA GTGGGAGCTGAACCCCAACTACTGCGCTCAGGTGCGACAGACGCCGCCCTACGACAGGGGCCATCGCCTCCTCGACCTCATCGACATGGCAATCCTCGACTTCCTCATGG GCAACATGGACCGGCACCACTATGAGACCTTTGAGAAATTTGGGAATGACACTTTCCTGCTCCACCTGGACAACGGTCGCGG CTTTGGCACACACTCACGCGATGAACTGTCCATCCTGGCCCCTCTCCAGCAATGCTGCAG CATCAAGAAGTCGACTTACCTgcggctgcagctgctggtcACCCAGCCCTACCGCCTGAGCGACGTGCTGCGGGAGGCACTGGCCGCAGATCCACTGGCCCCTGTCCTGGCTGAGCCCCACCTGCAGGCACTGGACCGGCGCCTGCGGAAGGTGCTGGTGGCGGTGGAACACTGCCTGGCCAGGGCAGCCCACCAGGAAAAGGTGCTGGTGGATGATGTGGGGCCATGGGTGTGA
- the DNAL4 gene encoding dynein axonemal light chain 4 encodes MEETEEEKKDEADYKRLHSFPLIRHSDMPEEMRVETMELCVTACEKHATNNESAAKMIKETMDKKFGSSWHVVIGEGFGFEITHEVKNLLYMFFGGSLAVCVWKCS; translated from the exons ATGGAAGAAACcgaggaggaaaaaaaggacgAGGCTGATTATAAAAGGCTTCACAGTTTTCCTCTGATTAGG CACTCAGACATGCCGGAGGAGATGCGTGTAGAGACCATGGAGCTGTGTGTCACAGCGTGTGAGAAGCATGCCACCAACAATGAG AGCGCTGCCAAGATGATCAAAGAGACGATGGACAAGAAATTTGGGTCCTCCTGGCATGTGGTGATTGGGGAAGGTTTTGGCTTTGAGATCACTCACGAGGTGAAGAACCTGCTGTACATGTTCTTTGgtggcagcctggctgtgtgCGTCTGGAAGTGCTCCTGA